Proteins from a single region of Solanum stenotomum isolate F172 unplaced genomic scaffold, ASM1918654v1 scaffold6463, whole genome shotgun sequence:
- the LOC125852884 gene encoding UDP-glycosyltransferase 79B6-like, whose translation MAEFIESKLEIVMFPWLAFGHLIPYMNLSNELAKRGHKISFLLPKNAEIRLQKLNLYPNLITLHKLTIPHVDGLPYGAETTADVPGSLESLLATAFDELYDEIKSFLQNLKPHFVFFDFAYWIPDLAREIGGIKTLSYLLISPAVMSISPDKATFMTSTSAELVKPPPGYPSTTVVLRESEAKLLSFIYHEYGKGVTFQERLNKGFTQCDVIAVKTCREIEGIFCDYLAILLEKPVLYAGPVIPEPKKEQHELSNWLEKFEPGSVVFCAFGSQMILEKKQFQQLVLGFELTELPFLLVVKPPQGTNSVEEALPEGFKQRAQEKGLILDCWVPQLEILRHKSVGCFVTHCGYGSIWESLVLCDCQLVLLPRPIDHIFTARLMGQHLKVGVEVEKDENDLFTKENLCKSVKCVMDKDSQIGCLVKENHRKWKELLSSPGFMSNYIDNFIQDLHGLLVEKT comes from the exons ATGGCAGAATTCATAGAGTCAAAGTTGGAAATAGTGATGTTCCCATGGCTTGCTTTTGGTCACTTAATCCCATACATGAATCTGTCAAATGAACTTGCAAAAAGAGGTCACAAAATCTCATTCTTGTTGCCCAAAAATGCTGAGATTAGACTTCAAAAACTCAATCTTTacccaaatctcatcacattACATAAACTCACAATACCTCATGTTGATGGCCTCCCGTATGGAGCAGAGACTACAGCTGATGTTCCTGGATCATTGGAGAGTCTATTAGCAACAGCTTTTGATGAATTGTATGATGAAATCAaatcttttcttcaaaatctaaaaCCCCATTtcgttttctttgattttgcaTATTGGATTCCTGATTTGGCACGAGAAATTGGGGGTATCAAGACTCTGAGTTATCTACTTATTTCCCCTGCTGTAATGTCTATATCACCGGATAAGGCTACTTTTATGACATCAACTTCTGCTGAGCTAGTAAAGCCACCACCAG GTTACCCTTCTACTACTGTGGTGTTGCGTGAAAGTGAAGCTAAGTTGTTATCATTTATATATCATGAATATGGCAAGGGGGTGACGTTTCAAGAACGATTGAACAAGGGATTTACACAATGCGATGTAATAGCTGTGAAAACATGTAGAGAGATTGAAGGAATCTTTTGTGACTACCTAGCAATACTACTTGAAAAGCCAGTCCTTTACGCTGGACCTGTAATTCCTGAGCCCAAAAAGGAGCAACATGAATTATCAAATTGGCTCGAGAAATTCGAACCAGGATCAGTAGTGTTCTGTGCATTTGGGAGCCAAATGATTCTTGAAAAGAAACAGTTTCAACAACTTGTTTTAGGCTTTGAACTGACTGAGTTACCATTTCTTTTAGTTGTTAAGCCACCTCAAGGGACAAATTCAGTAGAAGAAGCCTTGCCAGAGGGATTCAAACAAAGGGCTCAAGAAAAGGGATTGATTCTTGATTGTTGGGTGCCACAATTGGAGATTTTAAGACACAAATCAGTTGGTTGTTTCGTCACTCACTGTGGTTATGGGTCGATATGGGAGTCTTTGGTGCTGTGTGATTGTCAATTGGTACTTTTGCCAAGGCCTATTGATCACATTTTTACTGCTAGGCTTATGGGACAACACCTTAAG GTTGGTGTAGAAGTGGAGAAGGATGAAAATGATTTGTTTACAAAGGAGAATTTGTGCAAGTCTGTGAAATGTGTGATGGATAAAGATAGCCAAATCGGTTGTCTTGTGAAAGAGAATCATAGAA